The following proteins are co-located in the Pyricularia oryzae 70-15 chromosome 1, whole genome shotgun sequence genome:
- a CDS encoding DNA-directed RNA polymerase III subunit RPC2: protein MPSVVDDGFEALLEPFYNGKKLTDPISTAQDKWQLLPAFLKVKGLVKQHIDSFNFFINTEIKEIVKANRIVRSDVESGFFLEFTDIRVGKPNRAEYSDIKAQNEVSPMECRLRDMTYAAPIKVDIAYFRDKKKVLRKNVTLGRMPIMLKSSNCWLSGANNAEMEDMNECPLDPGGYFIINGTEKVILIQEQLSKNRVIVEADEKNNVISASVTSSTHERKSKTYVTLKKERITLAHNTLVEPIPIAIILKALGGLPDHEIIQLVAGEDARYQDDFAVNFDDAARAGVFTQQQSLEYIGSRVKMGSNRFKTPGGQAPRRNNAEEGLEALANMIIGHVPILDLDFYPKACYVAMMVRRVLMAAHDHKLVDDRDFVGNKRLELAGQMLSLLFEDLFKKFLVDLRFNIDKVLRKSNRGVAFDPLNSITATSGHITAGMNRAISSGNWTVKRFNMNRAGVTHVLSRLSYISALGMMTRISSQFEKTRKVSGPRALQPSQWGMLCTSDTPEGEACGLVKNLALMTHITTHFEEDPVKEWILAMDSGAEALSNFSGSEMHTPGTFVITVNGTPFALTWNPEEFCKKFRDTRRKGELSAFVSISINYHFATVNIATDEGRICRPYIIIENGVQRIKEEHLESLRQGDKDFDYFLNNGIVEYLDVNEEQDTLVALYEKDVTPAHTHLEIEPFTILGAVAGLIPFPHHNQSPRNTYQCAMGKQAIGAIAYNQFNRIDTLLYTLVYPQRPMVITKTIELIHYDKLPAGQNATVVVMSYSGYDIEDALVLNKASCDRGFGRCQVFRKHTAELQTYANNKSEKISGPEIDERTGKPAEKYAAIDSDGLARVGYRIHSGEVMLRKLTPIDQGSTGIGNDVGSNDYRETSLSYRVSNPSYIDKVMVSQTEKEHILAKVQTRQTRRPELGDKFSSRHGQKGVVGIIVEQEDMPFADSGLVPDIIMNPHGFPSRMTVGKLFECLTGKASIVEGNRRYGYGDAFRSHPVEEMGKALIERGFSWEGKDYFTSGITGEPLEAYLFNGPIYYQRLKHMVQDKMHSRAKGPRAILTRQPTEGRSRDGGLRLGEMERDCLIAYGASQLLLERLMLSSDATKIDICQRCGLFGYKGYCQTCKSTKEVTEMTMPYAAKLLVQELISMNVGVRLVLEDEFPHPD from the exons ATGCCGTCTGTTGTGGACGATGGCTTTGAAGCCCTGCTGGAGCCTTTTTACAATGGGAAGAAGCTGACAGATCCTATTTCCACGGCCCAAGACAAGTGGCAGCTCTTGCCTGCTTTCCTCAAAGTTAAAG GACTTGTCAAACA ACATATTGACTCATTCAACTTCTTCATCAACACCGAGATCAAGGAGATTGTCAAGGCAAATCGCATAGTACGCAGCGATGTCGAAAGTGGTTTCTTTCTCGAGTTTACCGACATCCGCGTCGGGAAACCCAACCGTGCCGAGTACAGTGATATCAAGGCTCAGAATGAGGTCTCGCCCATGGAATGTCGCCTGCGCGACATGACCTACGCCGCCCCCATCAAGGTCGATATTGCCTACTTTCgagacaagaagaaggtcCTCCGCAAGAATGTCACCCTCGGCCGTATGCCAATCATGCTCAAGAGCTCCAACTGCTGGTTGAGTGGTGCCAACAACGCCGAGATGGAGGATATGAACGAGTGCCCCTTGGACCCCGGTGGCTACTTCATTATCAACGGTACCGAAAAGGTCATTTTAATTCAGGAGCAGCTGAGCAAGAACCGAGTCATCGTTGAGGCCGACGAGAAGAACAACGTTATATCTGCCTCGGTGACATCTTCGACTCACGAGAGAAAGTCCAAGACCTATGTTACGCTCAAGAAGGAGCGCATCACGCTCGCACACAATACCTTGGTTGAGCCGATTCCGATTGCTATCATTCTTAAGGCCTTGGGAGGCTTACCAGACCATGAGATTATACAGCTTGTGGCCGGCGAGGATGCTCGATACCAGGATGACTTTGCAGTTAATTTCGACGATGCCGCTCGAGCCGGTGTCTTCACTCAGCAGCAGTCACTCGAATACATTGGCTCACGCGTCAAAATGGGTAGTAATAGATTCAAGACCCCCGGAGGTCAAGCGCCCAGGAGGAATAATGCCGAAGAGGGATTGGAGGCCCTGGCAAACATGATCATTGGCCATGTACCCATCTTGGACCTTGACTTCTATCCCAAAGCCTGCTACGTAGCCATGATGGTTCGTCGTGTTCTCATGGCTGCGCATGACCACAAGCTGGTCGATGATCGTGATTTCGTTGGAAACAAGAGGCTGGAGCTGGCTGGACAAATGCTGTCACTACTCTTCGAGGATCTGTTCAAGAAGTTTCTTGTTGATTTGCGGTTCAACATCGACAAAGTACTACGAAAATCAAACAGAGGTGTGGCATTTGATCCGTTGAACTCTATTACAGCCACGTCTGGCCACATCACAGCTGGTATGAACAGAGCGATTTCATCAGGAAATTGGACGGTGAAGCGTTTCAACATGAACAGAGCCGGTGTCACACATGTCCTCAGTCGACTTAGTTACATCAGTGCTCTAGGCATGATGACACGTATCAGCAGTCAGTTCGAGAAGACGCGGAAGGTCAGTGGACCTAGAGCGCTGCAGCCGTCACAATGGGGCATGCTCTGTACCTCTGATACCCCTGAAGGAGAAGCATGTGGTCTGGTAAAGAACTTGGCGCTCATGACACATATCACGACGCATTTCGAAGAGGACCCTGTGAAGGAGtggattctggccatggACTCTGGTGCCGAGGCTTTGAGCAACTTTAGTGGGTCAGAGATGCACACTCCGGGCACCTTTGTCATTACGGTGAACGGTACGCCGTTTGCATTGACCTGGAACCCCGAGGAGTTCTGCAAGAAGTTCAGGGATACAAGACGAAAAGGAGAGCTGTCTGCTTTCGTCAGTATCAGTATAAACTATCACTTTGCAACCGTCAACATTGCCACGGATGAAGGGCGAATCTGTCGTCCGTATATTATCATTGAGAACGGCGTGCAGAGAATCAAAGAGGAGCATCTAGAGTCGCTGCGTCAGGGCGACAAAGATTTTGACTATTTCCTCAACAACGGCATAGTCGAGTACCTAGATGTCAACGAGGAGCAAGACACTCTCGTGGCTCTGtacgaaaaggatgtgaCCCCTGCGCACACCCACTTGGAGATCGAGCCCTTCACTATACTGGGCGCCGTCGCCGGACTTATTCCATTCCCCCACCACAACCAGTCGCCCAGAAACACATACCAGTGTGCTATGGGTAAACAAGCTATAGGTGCAATAGCATACAATCAGTTCAACCGTATTGACACACTGCTCTACACTCTTGTCTATCCACAAAGACCAATGGTCATCACCAAGACGATAGAGCTGATTCACTACGACAAACTTCCAGCCGGTCAGAACGCCACTGTCGTGGTCATGTCCTATTCGGGATACGATATTGAGGATGCCCTCGTGTTGAACAAGGCTTCCTGCGACAGAGGGTTCGGACGTTGCCAAGTGTTTCGCAAACACACGGCTGAGCTGCAAACGTATGCAAACAACAAAAGTGAAAAGATCAGCGGCCCTGAGATTGACGAGAGGACCGGGAAGCCCGCGGAAAAGTACGCCGCCATCGACAGCGACGGCCTTGCCAGGGTCGGATATAGGATACACTCAGGCGAGGTCATGCTACGAAAGCTTACGCCGATTGATCAGGGGTCGACGGGCATTGGGAACGATGTAGGAAGTAACGATTACCGAGAGACGTCCCTTTCTTACCGAGTTTCGAACCCTAGCTacatcgacaaggtcatggtcTCGCAGACGGAAAAGGAACACATTCTCGCCAAAGTTCAGACACGGCAGACACGCCGACCGGAGCTGGGTGACAAGTTCTCTTCTCGTCACGGACAGAAGGGTGTCGTCGGCATCATTGTCGAACAGGAGGACATGCCATTTGCCGACTCGGGTTTGGTGCCCGACATTATCATGAACCCTCACGGTTTCCCGTCTCGAATGACGGTAGGCAAGCTGTTTGAGTGTTTGACGGGCAAAGCGTCTATTGTCGAGGGCAACAGGCGCTACGGCTACGGTGATGCTTTCCGGTCGCACCCCGTCGAGGAGATGGGCAAGGCTCTGATCGAGCGCGGGTTCAGCTGGGAAGGCAAGGACTACTTCACTTCGGGCATCACGggcgagcctctcgaggcatACCTGTTCAACGGGCCCATCTACTATCAAAGGCTGAAGCACATGGTGCAGGACAAGATGCACTCGCGAGCGAAAGGCCCCCGTGCCATCCTGACCAGACAGCCCACCGAGGGTCGGTCGCGCGACGGAGGTCTGCGTCTAGGAGAAATGGAGCGTGATTGTCTGATTGCGTACGGTGCCTcgcagctgctgctggagagGCTGATGTTGTCGTCGGACGCGACCAAGATTGACATCTGCCAACGCTGTGGGCTGTTTGGTTACAAGGGTTACTGCCAGACGTGCAAGAGCACCAAGGAGGTCACCGAGATGACGATGCCGTATGCGGCCAAGCTGCTCGTCCAGGAGTTGATCAGCATGAACGTCGGAGTGAGGCTGGTGCTCGAGGATGAGTTCCCTCACCCTGACTGA